GGAAGGTCAGCAGGATGACCGCCAGCCACCCCACCAGCAAGCCGATGCCCGGGCCGGGATGGCCGTGCACGGCGGTCTGACGGGACCAGACCGCCAGCAACCCGAGCGCGCAGGACAGCGCCGATCCGGCAAGGGCGATCCAGGCCAGGACCCAGCGCCGGGTGGTCAGTGCCAGCATCGAGAAGCCGACGCCGAACACCAGCGCGAACCAGCTGAACAGCCGAGACGGTAGGGCGATACCCACACTGATGGCCTTGTCGTCGCCCATCAGGACGTCGACGCCGCGGGCGGCGCCGGTGTGCGGCAGGATCAGCGACACCAGCAGGACGAACACCAGGATCGCCACCACCATGGCGCGAGCGCCCGGCTCGATCTCACCGGCGACCTTGCGTTCGGCCTTCTCCATGTCAGAGCGGTAGGCCTCGCTCGGATCTTCGTCCTGGCGACTCATTGCTGGCATCCCGTCGTTTCCTCGATCTGCGGTCTGCCCACCGGCGGCAGCCCCAGGCCGACGGTACGGGGCCGTTGCCCGGCGGCGTGGGCGTCGCCGGCACGGGTGCGGCGGTGACCCAGCAGCGGCGCATCGGCGATCAGGTGGTGCGGAGCGGCGCCGGTGACCGTGGTGGTGACGATGTCGCCGGGGCGCGGGGTGGCATCGCCCGGCGTGAAATGCACCAGCCGGCCGTCGCGGGCGCGTCCGCTCATCCGGGCGGTGCTGGCGTCTTTGCGGCCCTCGCCGGTGGCCACCAGCAATTCGACCTCACGACCGATCTGCGCGGTGTTCTCCTCGAAGGAGATCTGCTCCTGCAGCTCGATGAGTCGGTTATAACGTTCCTGCACAACGGCTTTCGGAAGCTGACCGTCGAGTTCGGCTGCCGGGGTGCCGGGCCGCTTGGAGTACTGGAAGGTGAACGCGGTGCTGAACCGGGCCTGGCGCACCACGTCCAGGGTGGCGGCGAAGTCGTCCTCGGTTTCGCCGGGGAAGCCGACGATGATGTCGGTGGTGATCGCCGCATCCGGCATCGCCGCGCGTACCCGGTCGATGATGCCGAGATACTTCTCGGCACGGTAGGAGCGCCGCATCGCCCGCAGCATGCGGTCCGACCCGGACTGCAGCGGCATGTGAAGGGCGGGGCAGACATTCGGGGTCTGGGCCATCGCCTCGATGACGTCGTCGGTGAACTCGGCCGGGTGCGGTGAGGTGAACCGGACCCGCTCCAGTCCGTCGATGCGCCCGCAATCACGCAGCAGTGCGGCGAAGGCGCCACGATCGCGCGGGGTGCCTGGGTCGGCGAACGAGACTCCGTAGGCGTTGACGTTCTGTCCCAGCAGGGTGATCTCCAGCACGCCCTGATCGACCAGCGACTGCACCTCGGCGAGGATTTCGTCGGGCCGGCGGTCCACCTCCTTGCCGCGCAGCGCAGGCACGATGCAGAACGTGCAGGTGTTGTTGCAGCCAACTGAGATGGAAACCCATGCAGCGTAGGCGGATTCGCGTGCAGCGGGCAGCGTGGAGGGGAATTCCCGCAGGGACTCGGCGATTTCGACCTGAGCCTGCCGGTTGTGCCGGGCCCGCTCGAGCAGCGTGGGCAGTGAGCCGATGTTGTGGGTGCCGAAGACCACGTCGACCCACGGCGCTTTCTTCAGCAGGCCTTCGCGGTCCTTCTGGGCCAGGCAGCCGCCCACCGCGATCTGCATGTCGGGGTCGGCCTGCTTGCGCGGGGCCAGATGGCTGATGTTGCCGTACAGCTTGTTGTCAGCATTTTCCCGGACCGCGCAGGTGTTGAACACCACCACGTCGGCGTCGGTGCCCTCGGGCGCGCGGTGATATCCGGCGGCCTCGAGCAGCCCGGCGAGCCGCTCGGAATCGTGGACGTTCATCTGACAGCCGTAGGTGCGGACCTGGTAGGTACGACCTTCGCCCGAACCGGGCAGTTCGCCCGCCGGATTGTCGTTGGTCAGCACCGATGTCACGTGCTCATCGTACGGAGCACTGCGAGGCGGTGAGAAATCGCGGATCGGTCAACGCTCGGCAAACTGGGGGTTACCTGGGTAGGGTCTGAACGCATGGGGCGCAGCGGCGAGAAGCCGATGATCTCGATCCAGGGCGTCAACAAGCATTTCGGCGACCTGCATGTTCTGAAAGACATCGACCTTGAGGTCGACCGCGGCCAAGTGGTGGTGGTGCTGGGGCCGTCGGGGTCGGGCAAGTCGACCTTGTGCCGCACGATCAACCGCCTGGAAACCATCGACTCGGGCACCATCACCATCGACGGTGAGCAATTGCCTTCGGAGGGGCGCAAACTCGCGCAGTTGCGCGCCGATGTGGGCATGGTCTTCCAGTCGTTCAACCTGTTCGCGCACAAGACCATCCTGGACAACGTCGCCCTCGCTCCGGTGAAGGTGCGCAAGGTGGCCAAGGACAAGGCCCGCGAACACGCTATGTCGTTGCTGGAACGGGTGGGTGTTGCCAACCAGGCAGACAAATACCCAGCCCAGCTGTCCGGCGGCCAGCAGCAGCGGGTGGCCATCGCACGTTCGCTGGCGATGAAGCCGAAGGTGATGTTGTTCGACGAGCCGACCAGTGCGCTCGACCCGGAGATGATCAACGAAGTGCTCGATGTCATGACCTCGCTGGCCTCCGAGGGCATGACGATGGTGGTGGTCACCCACGAGATGGGCTTCGCCCGTCGCGCCGCCAACCGGGTGGTGTTCATGGCCGACGGAGCGGTCGTGGAGGACGCCCCGCCGGTCGAGTTCTTCGACAACCCGCGCTCGGAGCGCGCCAAAGACTTCCTCGGCAAGATCCTCAACCACTAGGGCGAAAGGAACACCCGCTGATGCCTATTCTTTCTGGCCAGTCCCGGCCACGTTTTTCCTGGCGGCTCGTCGGCGCCGCCGTGCTGGCCGTCGCGTTGCCGTTCGCCGCGACCGGGTGTGGTGGCGGTGGCAGCGGCGACAAGCTGGTCATCGGCACCAAGTTCGACCAGCCCGGCCTGGGGTTGAAGAACCCGGACGGCACGATGAGCGGCTTCGACGTCGACGTCGCCAAGTACGTCGCCAAGGAGCTCGGCTACCCCGAGGACAAGATCGAGTGGAAGGAATCCCCCTCCGGCCAGCGGGAGAACCTGATCCAGAACGGTCAGGTGAAGTACATCGTCGCGACCTACTCGATCACCGACTCGCGTAAGCAGAAGGTCGATTTCGCCGGCCCGTACCTGGTGACCGGACAGTCCCTGCTGGTTCGCGCCGACAACACCGACATCACCGGCGCGGAGTCGCTGCAGAACAACAAGAAGCTGTGCTCGGTCAGCGGGTCGACCCCGGCGCAGCGGATCAAGGACAAGTACCCGGGTGTCCAACTGCAGCAGTACGACACGTACTCGGCGTGCGTCGAGGCGCTGAAGAACGGCGCGATCGACGCGGTGACCACCGACGAGGTGATCCTGGCCGGCTACGCCGCACAGTCGCCCGGCGCTTTCAAGATCGTCGGCCAGCCGTTCTCCGAGGAGCGCTACGGCATCGGGCTCAAGAAGGGCGACAAGGAGCTGTGCACCAAGATCACTGACGCGGTGAAGAAGATGGAAGCCGACGGCTCCTGGAAGGCGGCGTTCGACAAGAACCTCGGCCCCGCCGGCATCACCGCTCCGGCGCCGCCGGCACTCGACGGCTGCTGAGGTCGCGCGGGCGTGGACATCTTCAGCGAGTATCGCGGCCAGATATTCGAGGCGTTCTGGACCACGATTCAGCTCACGGTGTTCTCCGCGATCGGGGCGCTGATACTGGGCACGGTGCTGGCCGCGATGCGAATGGCACCGGTGCCGATGCTCAACTGGCTGGGCACCACCTACGTCAATGTGGTGCGCAATACTCCGCTGACGTTGATCATCCTGTTCTGCTCGTTCGGTCTTGCGCAGACGCTGGGCATCACGCTGGTGGACACGAACTCGCCAACGTCGATCGAGGACAGTAACTTTCGGCTTGCGGTACTCGGGCTGACGGTCTACACCGCGTCTTTCGTCTGCGAGACCGTGCGCTCAGGAGTGAACACCGTGCCGATCGGCCAGGCCGAAGCAGCCCGTTCGCTGGGCTTCACGTTCGGACAGAACCTGCGGATGATCCTGTTGCCGCAGGCATTCCGTTCGGTGATCATTCCGCTCGGCTCGGTGCTGATCGCGTTGACCAAAAACACCACGATCGCCTCGGCCATCGGGGTTGCCGAGGCGGCGCTGCTGATGAAGGGGATGATCGAGAACACCGCCGCGCTGGTGGCGGTCGGCACGATCTTCGCGCTGGGCTTCGTGATCCTCACCCTGCCGTTGGGGCTGCTGTTCGGGTGGCTGGGTAAGCGTCTGGCGGTGGCGAGGTGAGCACGGCTTCGGTCCTCTTCGACGCGCCGGGCCCGCGGGCGCGGGTCCGCAACCGGATCATCACTCTGGTGACGATCGTCGTTGCCGCCCTGGTGGTCTGGGCGGTGATCGCCAAGCTCGCCGGCAAGGGACAGCTGACGGCGGCCAAATGGCAGCCGTTCCTGACCGGCAATCTCTGGAAGACCTACGTGCTGCCGGGCGTCGAAGGCACGCTGACGGCAGCGGGACTGTCGATCGTGCTGGCGGTGATCCTCGGTTTCGCCCTCGGCGTGGGGAGGTTGTCACGCGTCGGCTGGATCCGCTGGCCGTCGGCGGTGATCGTGGAGTTCTTCCGCGCCGTGCCGGTGCTGATCATGATGATCTTCGCGTACTTCCTGTTCGCGCTCTACGACGTGTTTATGTCGACGCATCTGGCGCTGGCCGGCGTGGTGACGGGCCTGACGCTCTACAACGGCGCGGTGATCGCCGAGATCGTCCGTGCCGGCGTCAACTCGCTGCCGCGCGGGCAGGGCGAGGCCGCGGCCGCGCTGGGATTGCGGTCGGGCCAGACGATGCGGTCGATCCTGCTGCCGCAGGCCATCACCTCGATGCTGCCGGTGTTGGTCTCGCAGCTGGTCGTGGTGTTGAAGGACACCGCGATCGGCTACCAGATCACCTTCGTCGAGATGGTCCGCCAGGGCACCGTGGTCGGGTCGAGCTACGGCAACTACGTTCCGGCGCTGATCGTGATCGCGGTGTTGATGATCAGTGCCAACTTCGCGTTGTCGGTGGCAGCCACCCGCCTGGAGCGGCGGTTGCGGCGGTCCAAACGAGCGGGTGTGCCCGTGCAGACGCAGGCCGCGCTGGAACCGGGCGACTAGCCAGGTCGATCGGGTAGGGTCGGCCCACCAATTGACGCCGACGATAGGACGCCTATGAGCACCTTGTCCGCTGACCTGCGCACGCTCAGCTGTGAGGCGTTCATCTACTTCTACCCGTTGGTGACGATGGACGTCACCCGCCTGCAGTCGGTCAACCGCACGGGTGTCGGGTCCGGGCTGCCCAACCAGTTCAACCACATCCGCCAATACCCCGACGCCGACTTCCGCGCGGTGGTGCGCCCCAACTTCGACACCCTGTACTCGTCGGCCTGGCTCGACCTCACCGCCGGACCGGTGATCCTGGACGTGCCCGACACCGATGACCGGTACTTCATGCTTCCGCTGCTGGACA
This is a stretch of genomic DNA from Mycobacterium sp. ELW1. It encodes these proteins:
- the miaB gene encoding tRNA (N6-isopentenyl adenosine(37)-C2)-methylthiotransferase MiaB — translated: MLTNDNPAGELPGSGEGRTYQVRTYGCQMNVHDSERLAGLLEAAGYHRAPEGTDADVVVFNTCAVRENADNKLYGNISHLAPRKQADPDMQIAVGGCLAQKDREGLLKKAPWVDVVFGTHNIGSLPTLLERARHNRQAQVEIAESLREFPSTLPAARESAYAAWVSISVGCNNTCTFCIVPALRGKEVDRRPDEILAEVQSLVDQGVLEITLLGQNVNAYGVSFADPGTPRDRGAFAALLRDCGRIDGLERVRFTSPHPAEFTDDVIEAMAQTPNVCPALHMPLQSGSDRMLRAMRRSYRAEKYLGIIDRVRAAMPDAAITTDIIVGFPGETEDDFAATLDVVRQARFSTAFTFQYSKRPGTPAAELDGQLPKAVVQERYNRLIELQEQISFEENTAQIGREVELLVATGEGRKDASTARMSGRARDGRLVHFTPGDATPRPGDIVTTTVTGAAPHHLIADAPLLGHRRTRAGDAHAAGQRPRTVGLGLPPVGRPQIEETTGCQQ
- a CDS encoding amino acid ABC transporter ATP-binding protein, producing the protein MISIQGVNKHFGDLHVLKDIDLEVDRGQVVVVLGPSGSGKSTLCRTINRLETIDSGTITIDGEQLPSEGRKLAQLRADVGMVFQSFNLFAHKTILDNVALAPVKVRKVAKDKAREHAMSLLERVGVANQADKYPAQLSGGQQQRVAIARSLAMKPKVMLFDEPTSALDPEMINEVLDVMTSLASEGMTMVVVTHEMGFARRAANRVVFMADGAVVEDAPPVEFFDNPRSERAKDFLGKILNH
- a CDS encoding glutamate ABC transporter substrate-binding protein translates to MPILSGQSRPRFSWRLVGAAVLAVALPFAATGCGGGGSGDKLVIGTKFDQPGLGLKNPDGTMSGFDVDVAKYVAKELGYPEDKIEWKESPSGQRENLIQNGQVKYIVATYSITDSRKQKVDFAGPYLVTGQSLLVRADNTDITGAESLQNNKKLCSVSGSTPAQRIKDKYPGVQLQQYDTYSACVEALKNGAIDAVTTDEVILAGYAAQSPGAFKIVGQPFSEERYGIGLKKGDKELCTKITDAVKKMEADGSWKAAFDKNLGPAGITAPAPPALDGC
- a CDS encoding amino acid ABC transporter permease; translation: MDIFSEYRGQIFEAFWTTIQLTVFSAIGALILGTVLAAMRMAPVPMLNWLGTTYVNVVRNTPLTLIILFCSFGLAQTLGITLVDTNSPTSIEDSNFRLAVLGLTVYTASFVCETVRSGVNTVPIGQAEAARSLGFTFGQNLRMILLPQAFRSVIIPLGSVLIALTKNTTIASAIGVAEAALLMKGMIENTAALVAVGTIFALGFVILTLPLGLLFGWLGKRLAVAR
- a CDS encoding amino acid ABC transporter permease encodes the protein MSTASVLFDAPGPRARVRNRIITLVTIVVAALVVWAVIAKLAGKGQLTAAKWQPFLTGNLWKTYVLPGVEGTLTAAGLSIVLAVILGFALGVGRLSRVGWIRWPSAVIVEFFRAVPVLIMMIFAYFLFALYDVFMSTHLALAGVVTGLTLYNGAVIAEIVRAGVNSLPRGQGEAAAALGLRSGQTMRSILLPQAITSMLPVLVSQLVVVLKDTAIGYQITFVEMVRQGTVVGSSYGNYVPALIVIAVLMISANFALSVAATRLERRLRRSKRAGVPVQTQAALEPGD